The Patescibacteria group bacterium genome contains a region encoding:
- a CDS encoding GGDEF domain-containing protein yields the protein KKQYLAKKIKLQEYLGKLYNLAIFYKRRADKDVTGAFSRTFLEDIIKIEHAQVSRNPNQFMCLMLIDIDYFKKYNDTFGHRAGDDLLNNLVALLKKHSRKSDIICRYGGEEFAVILTNTNDEIALKISKRWRKLIKDNLKITISAGICQDMEKYSIEDLIKNADSALYQAKESGRNREVIFK from the coding sequence AAAAAAACAATATCTGGCGAAAAAAATTAAACTCCAAGAATATTTGGGGAAGCTTTATAATTTAGCGATTTTTTATAAAAGGCGCGCAGATAAGGATGTGACCGGCGCATTTTCAAGAACATTTTTGGAAGATATTATCAAAATTGAACATGCTCAGGTTTCGAGAAATCCAAATCAATTTATGTGTTTAATGTTAATAGACATCGATTATTTTAAAAAATATAATGACACTTTTGGTCATCGTGCTGGCGATGATTTATTGAATAATTTAGTGGCATTGCTTAAAAAACATTCCCGAAAAAGTGACATTATTTGTCGATATGGTGGTGAGGAATTTGCCGTTATTTTAACTAATACTAATGACGAAATTGCCCTTAAGATTAGCAAACGGTGGCGAAAATTGATAAAAGATAATTTAAAAATTACCATTTCAGCGGGTATTTGCCAAGATATGGAAAAATATTCAATCGAAGATTTGATTAAAAATGCCGACTCTGCCTTATACCAAGCAAAGGAGTCTGGCAGAAACCGCGAGGTGATTTTTAAATGA
- a CDS encoding excinuclease ABC subunit UvrC: MIKIISKQLKLVPKKPGVYFFKNQKGDILYVGKAQILKDRVSSYFAKSAQLEARIKLMVSQLVKISWVKTDSEIEALILEAEMIKRFKPKYNIRLRDDKSYLYLGITRKEDFPRVFFARKGDLNKVEAEYFGPYTSARDLKTAVKLFRKIFPTRNCQRMPNKVCLWYHLGRCEGPCEGKISRAEYQKNIRQLILFLKGRKKEVILKLEKEMEKAAKKLDFEKARIARDKLIALRHLAIIWLATAQTDEKIPKKIECYDISNIMGKEATGSMVVFVDGEPDKSQYRQFKIKTVQKISDYEMLAEILKRRFKHHEWPEPNLVIIDGGVGQLNIARKIILEKTNFNIPIISIAKGPKRKRDLLFFAGKKILQDKKLIQRIRDEAHRFAIKYHRLLRSKKLFED, from the coding sequence ATGATTAAAATAATTTCAAAACAACTGAAACTTGTGCCCAAAAAGCCTGGGGTCTATTTTTTTAAAAACCAAAAAGGCGATATTTTGTATGTTGGAAAAGCGCAAATTCTAAAAGACCGGGTTTCATCATATTTTGCCAAATCAGCCCAATTGGAAGCTCGCATTAAATTAATGGTTTCGCAATTGGTAAAAATTAGTTGGGTTAAGACTGATTCGGAAATTGAAGCGTTGATTTTAGAAGCAGAGATGATTAAAAGGTTTAAGCCAAAATATAATATCAGGCTGCGCGATGATAAAAGTTATTTATATTTAGGCATCACCCGAAAAGAAGATTTTCCGCGCGTTTTTTTCGCCAGAAAAGGTGATCTTAATAAAGTTGAGGCGGAATATTTTGGACCATACACCTCAGCTCGGGATTTAAAAACTGCGGTGAAATTATTTCGAAAAATTTTCCCAACCCGAAACTGCCAGCGGATGCCCAATAAAGTTTGTCTTTGGTATCATTTGGGTCGTTGCGAAGGACCCTGTGAGGGTAAAATTTCCCGCGCTGAATATCAAAAAAATATTCGACAATTAATTTTATTTCTAAAAGGCCGGAAAAAAGAGGTAATTTTAAAACTAGAAAAAGAAATGGAAAAGGCAGCCAAAAAATTAGATTTTGAAAAAGCACGAATTGCTCGGGATAAACTAATAGCTTTGCGGCACTTGGCAATAATTTGGTTGGCGACGGCACAAACAGACGAAAAAATCCCGAAAAAGATTGAATGTTATGATATTTCTAATATAATGGGAAAAGAGGCGACGGGTTCAATGGTAGTTTTTGTTGACGGAGAGCCAGATAAAAGCCAATACCGTCAATTTAAAATTAAAACCGTTCAGAAAATTTCTGATTACGAAATGCTCGCCGAGATTTTAAAAAGAAGATTTAAGCACCACGAATGGCCTGAGCCGAATTTAGTCATCATTGATGGTGGTGTCGGTCAATTGAATATCGCGCGAAAAATTATTTTAGAAAAAACGAATTTCAATATTCCTATTATATCTATCGCTAAGGGTCCAAAAAGAAAAAGAGATTTACTCTTTTTTGCCGGTAAAAAAATTTTACAGGATAAAAAATTAATTCAGCGAATTCGCGATGAAGCGCATCGTTTTGCGATTAAATACCATCGACTTTTAAGATCTAAAAAATTATTTGAAGATTAG
- a CDS encoding gluconeogenesis factor YvcK family protein — MRGPNIVVIGGGSGLATLLRGLKNYSDSISAVVCMTDNGRSSGKLREDLKMLPPGDIRQCLVALSSQESLLSELFNFRFKKGQHLNGHSLGNLLLAGLTEMSGDFRKAVKLMSQILDIKGRVLPVTLEQIQLGARLANRKKVIGESEMSLAGHKSPIKKVFFVPRKARANREAVMAIREADLIIIGPGSLYTSIIPNFLFREITKSVSDSLALKIFICNVSTERGETEGFSVKDHIQAIVSHADSKIFDICLINSKILKRSRKAGEMGEVCNISCVEKIIGRYKIKKANIINLENALYHDSYKLAREIMKIYWDIL, encoded by the coding sequence ATGAGAGGACCAAATATTGTCGTGATTGGTGGAGGTTCGGGGTTAGCGACGCTTTTGCGTGGTTTAAAGAATTATTCTGATTCAATATCGGCGGTGGTTTGTATGACCGACAACGGTCGAAGCTCTGGAAAATTACGAGAAGATTTAAAAATGTTACCGCCGGGTGATATTCGTCAATGTTTGGTCGCACTTTCATCTCAAGAATCTTTACTATCGGAATTGTTCAATTTTCGTTTTAAAAAAGGCCAGCATCTTAATGGTCATTCTTTAGGGAATTTATTATTGGCGGGATTGACGGAAATGTCTGGAGATTTTCGAAAAGCGGTGAAATTGATGAGCCAGATTTTAGATATTAAGGGTCGGGTATTACCGGTGACCTTAGAGCAAATTCAATTAGGGGCCAGACTCGCCAATCGTAAAAAAGTGATTGGTGAAAGCGAAATGTCTCTTGCGGGGCATAAATCCCCGATTAAAAAAGTCTTTTTTGTGCCCAGAAAAGCTCGCGCAAACAGAGAAGCGGTGATGGCAATTAGGGAAGCAGATTTAATAATAATTGGTCCTGGTAGTTTGTATACCAGTATTATTCCTAATTTTCTATTTCGGGAAATTACAAAAAGCGTTTCTGACTCATTAGCGTTAAAAATTTTTATTTGTAATGTTTCAACTGAACGCGGTGAAACTGAGGGGTTTAGTGTTAAAGATCATATTCAGGCAATTGTTTCACACGCAGATTCAAAAATATTTGACATTTGTCTGATAAATAGTAAGATTTTAAAACGAAGCCGAAAAGCGGGTGAAATGGGTGAAGTTTGCAACATTTCATGTGTAGAAAAAATAATTGGAAGATACAAGATTAAAAAAGCCAACATTATTAATTTGGAAAACGCTTTATACCATGATAGTTATAAATTAGCTCGTGAAATTATGAAAATTTATTGGGATATTTTGTAA
- a CDS encoding thioredoxin domain-containing protein has product MGDLEQATDANFDLEIAENELPVLIYFTNAWSRDGRELLEILQDIMEKYQGQLMLYRMNTDQSPRISSRFNILTIPTIIVCDKGEEIQRFVGEINFVELEGYLNELLRQRLEIKDNVNHNHFKIQPKINYKPASKSDRKTKTKVKAKIKAKKQVKQKSKPKIKETQVKNRPKNILKKETLKMSKRSKK; this is encoded by the coding sequence ATGGGTGACTTAGAACAGGCAACTGATGCAAATTTTGATTTAGAGATCGCGGAAAATGAGTTACCGGTTTTGATTTATTTTACTAATGCTTGGTCTCGAGATGGCCGTGAATTGTTGGAAATTTTACAGGATATTATGGAAAAATATCAGGGTCAGCTTATGTTGTACCGGATGAATACCGATCAGAGTCCGAGAATTTCTTCAAGGTTTAATATTTTAACCATTCCCACTATTATAGTTTGTGATAAAGGTGAAGAAATCCAAAGATTTGTTGGTGAAATTAATTTTGTAGAATTGGAGGGATATTTAAATGAGTTGCTTCGACAACGTCTGGAAATTAAAGATAATGTTAATCATAACCATTTTAAGATTCAACCCAAAATAAATTATAAACCAGCTTCTAAGTCAGATCGCAAAACTAAAACAAAAGTTAAAGCCAAAATTAAAGCTAAAAAACAAGTTAAACAAAAATCAAAACCAAAAATAAAGGAGACCCAAGTTAAAAATAGACCAAAAAATATCTTAAAAAAAGAAACATTGAAAATGTCTAAAAGGAGTAAGAAGTGA
- the tpiA gene encoding triose-phosphate isomerase, whose product MKRKTTVVANWKMNLNHDEAIKLANHIKDSLVSLSTAEIVICPSYLYLLEIEKIFKDTVVKIGAQNAYWETKGAFTGEVSVSQLKGIVDFIICGHSERRELFGDTNEQVNEKVKSILEAGVLPIICVGESVEAWRKGEIDTVLEQVESSMSGISPEEAEKVIFAYEPVWAIGTANPASAGYANKICMQIRLMLDSLYSRDIAKKIRILYGGSVTNDNANKFVAESEIDGLLIGGASLKAEEFIEICKNVSRIKT is encoded by the coding sequence GTGAAAAGAAAAACAACGGTGGTTGCAAATTGGAAAATGAACCTAAACCACGACGAAGCCATTAAATTGGCAAATCACATAAAAGATAGCTTGGTGAGCTTAAGTACTGCTGAGATTGTAATTTGTCCTTCTTATTTATATTTATTGGAAATTGAAAAAATTTTCAAGGACACGGTGGTAAAAATTGGTGCCCAAAATGCTTATTGGGAAACTAAAGGTGCTTTTACGGGTGAAGTTTCGGTTTCGCAATTGAAAGGAATTGTCGATTTTATTATTTGTGGTCATTCAGAAAGACGTGAACTTTTTGGCGATACGAATGAGCAGGTTAATGAAAAAGTCAAAAGCATCTTGGAAGCCGGAGTTTTACCAATAATTTGCGTTGGGGAAAGTGTTGAAGCTTGGAGAAAAGGAGAAATTGATACAGTTTTGGAACAAGTTGAATCATCGATGTCGGGAATTTCACCTGAAGAAGCGGAAAAAGTAATTTTTGCGTATGAACCGGTTTGGGCAATTGGGACAGCAAATCCCGCTTCTGCCGGGTATGCAAATAAAATCTGCATGCAAATACGTTTAATGTTAGATAGTCTATACAGCCGAGATATTGCCAAAAAAATTAGAATCTTGTATGGCGGGAGCGTTACAAATGACAATGCCAATAAATTCGTTGCCGAATCAGAAATTGATGGTTTGTTAATTGGCGGTGCGAGCCTTAAAGCCGAAGAATTTATTGAAATATGTAAAAATGTGAGTCGAATTAAAACATAA
- a CDS encoding thioredoxin family protein, translating into MRWEKWHFGLVALIVVVGIAIGIWLIAKNSNGEKVLGNNSEQSETTTTDTSKSYFDDNANVMYFYSDECRWCIEESKVFEEIAPLGYKVKPMNIGTDRSLASKYNIEGTPTFVAKNGERNAGFMEKDALIKWLDAHK; encoded by the coding sequence ATGAGATGGGAAAAGTGGCACTTCGGTTTAGTGGCCCTAATAGTGGTGGTGGGAATAGCTATCGGAATTTGGCTTATAGCTAAAAATTCTAATGGCGAAAAAGTTTTAGGAAACAATTCCGAACAATCAGAAACTACCACGACCGATACCTCTAAATCATATTTTGATGATAATGCGAATGTAATGTATTTTTATTCTGATGAATGTCGTTGGTGCATTGAAGAATCGAAAGTTTTTGAAGAGATTGCACCTTTAGGCTATAAAGTAAAGCCAATGAATATTGGGACGGATCGATCTTTGGCTTCAAAATATAATATAGAAGGAACCCCGACATTTGTGGCTAAAAACGGCGAACGCAACGCTGGTTTTATGGAAAAAGACGCGCTTATAAAATGGTTGGACGCGCATAAATAG
- a CDS encoding HypC/HybG/HupF family hydrogenase formation chaperone, with translation MCLATPVQVKKILNNFAVVEGGKKIDVSLVPNLHKGDYILVHADLGINKLEKEEALKIIALSAECHHQHPENHIAAGGVVHARE, from the coding sequence ATGTGTTTGGCAACACCAGTTCAGGTTAAAAAAATTTTGAACAATTTTGCGGTCGTTGAAGGTGGAAAAAAAATTGATGTTTCTTTAGTGCCTAATTTGCATAAAGGTGATTATATTTTAGTTCATGCCGATTTAGGAATTAACAAATTAGAAAAAGAGGAGGCTTTAAAAATTATCGCCCTGTCAGCCGAATGCCATCATCAACATCCTGAAAATCATATCGCTGCAGGAGGTGTTGTTCATGCAAGAGAATAG
- a CDS encoding Ni/Fe hydrogenase subunit alpha produces MKPIYSEYITKIEGHGLLYFDFAKNKANFEVAEGERLFEQLVLGRTPEEIPFLVARICGVCPTAHHLAAIKAMEKIFKIEPTETTVLLRKLLIVAQIIQSHNLHLYFLVLPDYLNLKAGQILANSYPDEFHIAINLKRMADKILETVGGRSIHPVNPVIDGFSKSVTHHQLSELQFDLENVVDDAKYTIDLFSKIKFPIIKNPTQYLALKSKDEYEVYDGPVTSNKNIDFDANSYQSEFTEEIFKNSKAKLAYWRKNPVMTGAIARLNLGYQFLNPQARAKLDALDFQIGSFNTFDNILAQTIEILHLIEEAIKLTSILQKKKLNIEPEPYKTRESHGVAAIEAPRGTLYHYYEVGANGKIAKADIITPTNQMLTNIEKDVEILVADIKKSKSNAKPEEIKAQIETLIRAYDPCLTCSAH; encoded by the coding sequence ATGAAACCTATATATTCTGAATATATCACTAAAATTGAAGGTCACGGCTTGTTGTATTTTGATTTTGCTAAAAACAAAGCTAATTTTGAAGTTGCTGAAGGCGAACGGCTTTTTGAACAGTTGGTCTTGGGCCGAACTCCAGAAGAAATTCCTTTTTTGGTAGCTCGTATTTGCGGTGTTTGTCCAACTGCTCATCATTTAGCTGCCATTAAAGCGATGGAGAAAATTTTTAAAATTGAACCTACTGAAACCACAGTGCTTTTGCGCAAATTACTTATTGTGGCACAAATTATTCAAAGTCATAATCTGCATTTATATTTTTTGGTTTTGCCAGATTATTTAAATTTAAAGGCTGGCCAAATTCTTGCCAATTCATATCCTGACGAATTTCACATTGCGATTAACCTAAAAAGGATGGCGGATAAAATTTTAGAAACCGTTGGCGGTCGCTCAATTCACCCTGTAAACCCCGTTATTGATGGTTTTTCCAAATCTGTCACCCATCATCAGCTTTCTGAACTTCAATTTGATCTCGAAAATGTTGTCGATGATGCCAAATATACGATTGATCTTTTTTCGAAAATAAAATTTCCGATTATAAAAAATCCAACTCAATATTTAGCTTTAAAATCTAAAGATGAATATGAGGTTTACGACGGACCCGTCACCTCAAATAAAAATATTGATTTTGATGCAAATTCATACCAATCGGAGTTTACCGAAGAAATTTTCAAAAATTCCAAAGCCAAATTAGCTTATTGGCGGAAAAATCCGGTCATGACCGGGGCGATTGCTCGTTTGAATTTAGGCTATCAATTCTTAAATCCTCAAGCTCGAGCTAAATTAGATGCTCTTGATTTTCAAATTGGCAGTTTCAATACTTTTGACAACATCTTAGCCCAAACGATTGAAATTTTACACTTAATTGAAGAAGCTATTAAGCTCACCTCAATTTTGCAAAAAAAGAAATTAAATATTGAACCCGAACCATACAAAACCCGCGAATCACATGGGGTTGCTGCTATTGAAGCTCCCCGCGGCACTCTTTATCATTATTATGAAGTCGGCGCCAATGGTAAAATTGCCAAAGCTGATATTATTACTCCCACCAACCAAATGCTAACCAACATTGAGAAAGATGTCGAAATTTTAGTGGCAGATATTAAAAAATCTAAATCCAACGCTAAACCCGAAGAAATTAAAGCCCAAATTGAAACTTTAATCCGCGCCTATGATCCGTGCTTGACTTGTTCGGCACACTAA